One region of Pseudomonas glycinae genomic DNA includes:
- a CDS encoding MarR family transcriptional regulator, which translates to MPLTDQHRFGMQLAQMSRGWRAELDRRLAGLGLSQARWLVLLHLARFEEAPTQRELAQSVGVEGPTLARLLDSLESQGLVQRQSVMEDRRAKKIVLCAPALPLIEQIETIATQLRKELFEGVDEADLKVCMRVHGHILANLEKS; encoded by the coding sequence ATGCCGTTAACCGATCAACACCGCTTTGGCATGCAATTGGCCCAGATGTCCCGTGGCTGGCGTGCCGAACTGGATCGCCGGCTGGCCGGTCTGGGGCTGTCCCAGGCGCGCTGGCTGGTACTGCTGCATCTGGCGCGCTTCGAAGAAGCGCCGACGCAACGGGAGCTGGCGCAAAGCGTCGGCGTCGAAGGGCCGACCCTGGCCCGTCTGCTCGACAGCCTGGAAAGCCAGGGGCTGGTGCAACGCCAGTCTGTAATGGAAGACCGCCGGGCGAAAAAAATCGTGCTGTGTGCACCGGCCCTGCCGCTGATCGAACAGATCGAAACCATCGCCACCCAACTGCGCAAGGAATTGTTCGAAGGCGTCGACGAGGCGGATCTGAAGGTCTGCATGCGGGTTCACGGTCACATTCTGGCCAACCTGGAAAAGTCTTGA
- a CDS encoding YecA family protein → MSFAEQLTRLQVFLDADELHEEALDYVAAHGYLTALSICADVVPDREWIDALFAEEPHYSSEAQREEIEATLIGLKAHIARQLASDEEFELPCELDLGDDPDDSELRGWCIGFMEGVFLREAAWFETAEEEVSEMLLPIMVGSGLFDEQPEFEDIAKDANLMDDMIVQIPEALTALYLLCQAPDEKPAILKPRHH, encoded by the coding sequence ATGTCCTTCGCCGAGCAACTAACCCGCCTGCAAGTCTTCCTCGACGCCGACGAGCTGCATGAAGAGGCGCTGGACTACGTGGCCGCTCACGGTTACCTGACCGCGCTGTCGATCTGCGCCGATGTGGTGCCGGATCGTGAGTGGATCGACGCCCTGTTCGCCGAAGAGCCGCATTACAGCAGCGAAGCCCAGCGTGAAGAGATCGAAGCCACGCTGATCGGCCTCAAGGCCCACATCGCCCGCCAACTGGCGTCGGATGAAGAATTCGAGCTGCCCTGCGAGCTGGACCTGGGCGACGACCCGGACGATTCCGAACTGCGTGGCTGGTGCATCGGCTTCATGGAAGGCGTATTCCTGCGCGAAGCGGCCTGGTTCGAAACCGCCGAAGAAGAAGTCAGCGAAATGCTCCTGCCGATCATGGTCGGTTCGGGCCTGTTCGACGAACAGCCCGAGTTCGAAGACATCGCCAAGGACGCCAACCTGATGGACGACATGATCGTGCAGATCCCTGAGGCCCTGACCGCGCTGTACCTGCTGTGCCAGGCGCCCGACGAAAAACCGGCGATCCTCAAGCCTCGTCACCACTAA
- the recQ gene encoding DNA helicase RecQ, whose protein sequence is MLEQAQRVLKDIFGYDSFRGRQGAIIERVASGGDALVLMPTGGGKSLCFQVPALLRDGLAVVVSPLIALMDDQVATLEELGVAAAALNSTLSAEQQRDLANRIKRGEVKMLYLAPERLVQPRMLSFLQGLNIALFAIDEAHCVSQWGHDFRPEYLQLGQLAEMFPDVPRIALTATADKRTREEIVTRLHLQNAERFLSSFDRPNIFYRIVPKEQPRKQLLAFLAERRSDAGIVYCLSRKKVEEVAAFLTEQGFPALPYHAGLPNDLRAYHQKRFLNEEGLIMVATVAFGMGIDKPNVRFVAHLDLPKSLEAYYQETGRGGRDGLPADAWMAYGLQDVVMLKQMLQNSEGDERHKRLEQHKLDAMLSLCEETRCRRQALLAYFDEDMPEPCGHCDNCTDGVQTWDATEPARQALSAIYRTGQRYGVGHLVDVLLGKDNEKVRSFGHQHLSVFGVGKALSESEWRSLFRQLVARGLADVDHEGYGGLRLSDTCRPLLKGEVSLELRRDLKPQVIAKSGSKSQASQLVRGEEREQWEALRALRRKLAEEHGVPPYVIFPDSTLLEMLRSQPTSLADMARVSGVGARKLERYGEAFLEVLGGEAEAPKVVADVRHELITLARAGMTPLQISGQLQCSEKNVYTMLAEAIGKQQLSLEQALDLPEDLMGEVQDAFLDGEGELPSVAEVAELFAGRVPEGVLYCVRAALQSEFEM, encoded by the coding sequence ATGCTCGAACAGGCTCAACGCGTCCTCAAGGACATCTTCGGCTACGACAGTTTCCGTGGCCGGCAGGGTGCAATCATTGAGCGCGTGGCCAGTGGCGGCGATGCCCTTGTCCTGATGCCGACCGGCGGCGGCAAGTCCCTGTGCTTCCAGGTGCCGGCGCTGCTGCGCGACGGCCTGGCGGTGGTGGTTTCGCCGCTGATCGCTTTGATGGACGATCAGGTCGCCACCCTCGAAGAGCTGGGTGTGGCCGCCGCCGCGTTGAACTCCACCCTGAGCGCCGAACAACAGCGCGACCTCGCCAACCGGATCAAGCGCGGCGAAGTGAAGATGCTGTATCTGGCGCCGGAGCGGCTGGTTCAGCCGCGCATGCTGTCGTTCCTGCAAGGCCTGAACATCGCCCTGTTCGCCATCGACGAAGCGCACTGCGTGTCGCAATGGGGCCATGACTTCCGGCCGGAATACCTGCAACTGGGGCAGTTGGCGGAAATGTTCCCCGACGTGCCGCGCATCGCCCTGACCGCCACCGCCGACAAACGCACCCGCGAAGAAATCGTCACCCGCCTGCATTTGCAGAACGCCGAGCGTTTCCTGTCGAGCTTCGACCGGCCGAACATCTTCTACCGCATCGTGCCCAAGGAGCAGCCGCGCAAGCAATTGCTGGCGTTCCTCGCCGAACGGCGCAGCGACGCCGGCATCGTCTACTGCCTGTCGCGCAAGAAGGTGGAAGAGGTGGCCGCGTTTCTCACCGAACAGGGCTTCCCGGCGCTGCCTTACCACGCCGGTCTGCCCAACGATCTGCGTGCCTATCACCAGAAGCGCTTCCTCAATGAGGAAGGGCTGATCATGGTCGCCACCGTGGCGTTCGGCATGGGCATCGACAAACCCAACGTGCGCTTCGTCGCTCACCTCGATCTGCCGAAATCCCTGGAAGCCTATTACCAGGAAACCGGACGCGGCGGCCGTGACGGTCTGCCGGCGGACGCGTGGATGGCCTACGGCCTGCAAGACGTGGTGATGCTCAAGCAGATGCTGCAGAACTCCGAGGGCGACGAGCGCCACAAGCGGCTGGAGCAGCACAAGCTCGACGCCATGCTCTCGCTCTGCGAAGAAACCCGCTGCCGTCGTCAGGCGCTGCTGGCGTACTTCGACGAAGACATGCCCGAGCCGTGCGGCCACTGCGACAACTGCACCGACGGCGTGCAGACCTGGGACGCCACCGAGCCTGCGCGTCAGGCGCTGTCGGCGATCTATCGCACCGGCCAGCGTTACGGCGTCGGCCATCTGGTGGACGTGCTGCTGGGCAAGGACAACGAAAAGGTTCGCAGCTTCGGCCATCAGCACCTGTCGGTGTTCGGCGTCGGCAAGGCGCTGAGCGAGAGCGAATGGCGCTCGCTGTTCCGTCAACTGGTTGCTCGCGGCCTGGCCGATGTCGATCACGAAGGCTACGGCGGGCTGCGCCTGAGCGACACTTGCCGGCCGCTGCTCAAAGGCGAAGTAAGCCTGGAGCTGCGCCGCGACCTCAAGCCGCAAGTCATCGCCAAGAGCGGCAGCAAGAGCCAGGCCAGTCAACTGGTGCGTGGCGAAGAACGCGAACAGTGGGAAGCCTTGCGCGCCCTGCGGCGCAAACTGGCGGAAGAACACGGTGTGCCGCCATACGTCATCTTCCCCGACTCGACCCTGCTGGAAATGCTCCGCAGCCAGCCGACCTCGCTGGCGGACATGGCCCGGGTCAGCGGCGTCGGTGCGCGCAAGCTGGAGCGTTACGGCGAGGCCTTCCTCGAAGTGCTCGGCGGCGAGGCCGAGGCGCCGAAAGTGGTGGCCGACGTGCGCCACGAACTGATCACCCTGGCTCGCGCCGGCATGACGCCGTTGCAGATCTCCGGTCAGTTGCAGTGCTCGGAAAAGAACGTCTACACCATGCTCGCCGAAGCCATCGGCAAGCAGCAGCTGTCGCTGGAACAGGCGCTGGATTTGCCGGAAGACCTGATGGGCGAAGTCCAGGATGCGTTCCTTGACGGCGAAGGCGAGTTGCCGTCGGTCGCAGAAGTGGCCGAGCTGTTTGCCGGTCGCGTACCGGAAGGAGTGCTGTATTGCGTGCGGGCTGCGCTGCAATCGGAGTTTGAAATGTGA
- a CDS encoding YbaN family protein: MDNPIGNRPLMLRYILLAIGWLSVALGVIGIFLPVLPTTPFLLLAAACFARSSPRFYQWLVEHPRLGPWIRDYLDGNGIPLKGKVYAIGLMWASILFSCYLVPLPWARGFMLTSAVLVTVYILRQKTLRKP, translated from the coding sequence ATGGACAACCCCATAGGCAACCGCCCCCTGATGTTGCGCTACATCCTGCTGGCCATCGGCTGGCTGAGCGTGGCATTGGGGGTGATCGGGATTTTCCTGCCTGTTCTCCCCACGACTCCCTTCCTGCTGCTGGCAGCCGCCTGCTTCGCCCGCAGTTCCCCGCGTTTCTACCAATGGCTGGTCGAGCATCCCCGGCTCGGGCCATGGATCCGCGACTACCTCGATGGCAACGGCATACCGCTCAAGGGCAAGGTCTACGCGATCGGGCTGATGTGGGCGAGCATTCTGTTCTCGTGCTATTTGGTGCCGCTGCCATGGGCGCGGGGGTTCATGCTGACCAGTGCGGTGTTGGTGACGGTTTATATCCTCAGACAGAAAACCTTGCGCAAGCCCTGA
- a CDS encoding FimV/HubP family polar landmark protein, with amino-acid sequence MLGSRHVVLRCANSLLVAGVLTWSTASLALGLGDITVHSALNQPLKADIALVDVGGVSESELAVRLASADEFGRAGVERVFFLNNLKFTPILRGNRNMIRVTSTKPVNEPFLNFLVQLDQPNGHLLREYTVLIDPPGSPGIVPATDEPTARAQSSEFPTPEAPSATTPAKPAAPVQPPAPVADAQAEQLAASLVQNQQLQKTIDELNVKLQAQEVLIADGKKQLGDLQARLIEVQQARPAPVAPVAPAPAPVIAPVESQEDSLNWPLLGGLLLVLGLLVAGLYVRRQRQQAQGTAAPLPFLPVRNEPPVDDAEPMQPTAVHSAVEHREEHANGDVLEAVGIYLAYGRLGEAAGLLHDALQREPERIDLGVQLLEVLGRQGDTPAYDEQESRLRQLGVEDQRLQEIRARYPKLASAVPLGAAAPVIAALPIEPATPVEPVAEDNFELNLDQLSMASSWDLEETRPPAATPEQAPSALGSDLQVLPQDFELPETLPDDAETAELEWIAEPEAQPLDEDFLNEFGDPGTSLSLEPLELQAPEAEPSDAANAGKLEQAQTCIDDGDIDSAIALLNELLKEADEPLRQTARTLLAGIR; translated from the coding sequence ATGCTCGGAAGTCGGCACGTGGTACTGCGTTGCGCCAACTCGCTGCTGGTGGCCGGTGTTCTCACCTGGTCCACCGCGTCATTGGCGCTGGGGCTCGGTGACATCACCGTGCATTCAGCCCTCAATCAGCCGCTCAAGGCTGACATCGCCCTGGTGGATGTCGGGGGCGTCAGCGAAAGCGAACTGGCGGTCCGTCTGGCCTCGGCGGACGAGTTTGGCCGCGCCGGCGTCGAGCGCGTGTTCTTTCTCAACAACCTCAAGTTCACCCCGATCCTGCGTGGCAATCGCAACATGATCCGGGTGACTTCGACCAAACCGGTCAACGAACCCTTTCTGAATTTCCTGGTGCAGCTCGATCAGCCCAATGGCCATCTGCTGCGCGAATACACCGTGCTGATCGACCCGCCGGGCTCACCGGGAATAGTCCCCGCCACCGACGAGCCAACGGCGCGTGCGCAATCGTCGGAATTCCCGACCCCCGAGGCTCCTTCCGCAACCACGCCGGCCAAACCTGCTGCGCCTGTGCAGCCACCGGCTCCGGTCGCCGACGCGCAGGCTGAACAACTGGCGGCGAGCCTTGTGCAGAACCAGCAACTGCAAAAAACCATCGATGAGTTGAACGTGAAGCTTCAGGCCCAGGAAGTGCTGATCGCTGACGGCAAGAAACAGCTCGGCGATTTACAGGCCCGCCTGATTGAAGTGCAACAGGCGCGGCCGGCACCTGTCGCCCCCGTGGCACCTGCGCCTGCGCCGGTCATTGCCCCGGTCGAGTCTCAGGAGGATTCACTCAACTGGCCGCTGCTTGGCGGACTGCTGCTGGTACTGGGATTGCTGGTGGCAGGGCTTTATGTGCGCCGGCAACGCCAGCAGGCGCAAGGGACTGCTGCGCCGTTGCCGTTCCTGCCGGTACGAAACGAACCCCCGGTCGATGACGCCGAACCGATGCAGCCGACTGCCGTTCACAGTGCTGTCGAACATCGCGAAGAACACGCCAACGGCGATGTGCTGGAAGCGGTCGGCATCTATCTGGCCTACGGACGCTTGGGGGAGGCCGCCGGCCTGTTGCACGATGCGTTGCAGAGGGAGCCGGAACGTATCGACCTCGGCGTGCAATTGCTTGAAGTGCTGGGGCGCCAGGGCGACACGCCGGCCTATGACGAGCAGGAAAGTCGATTGCGCCAGCTCGGGGTCGAGGATCAGCGCTTGCAGGAGATTCGCGCCCGCTACCCGAAACTGGCCAGCGCCGTACCTTTGGGGGCGGCGGCCCCGGTGATTGCCGCGCTGCCGATCGAACCTGCGACGCCTGTGGAGCCGGTGGCCGAAGACAATTTCGAGCTGAACCTGGATCAGCTCTCGATGGCCTCCAGTTGGGATCTTGAGGAAACTCGCCCGCCCGCTGCCACACCTGAACAGGCTCCATCGGCGCTGGGTTCCGATCTGCAGGTATTGCCACAGGATTTCGAATTGCCGGAAACCCTGCCCGACGATGCTGAAACCGCCGAACTGGAATGGATCGCCGAGCCGGAAGCGCAGCCGCTGGACGAGGACTTTCTCAACGAATTTGGCGATCCCGGCACGTCGCTCTCGCTGGAGCCACTGGAGCTGCAGGCGCCGGAAGCCGAACCCTCGGACGCCGCCAACGCCGGCAAACTCGAACAGGCCCAGACCTGTATCGATGACGGCGATATCGACAGCGCCATTGCCTTGCTCAACGAACTGCTCAAGGAAGCCGACGAACCCCTCAGGCAAACAGCGCGCACGCTGTTGGCGGGGATTCGCTGA